In Pseudomonadales bacterium, a single window of DNA contains:
- the uppS gene encoding di-trans,poly-cis-decaprenylcistransferase, giving the protein MQSVTKSPAEAAQRVPQHVAVIMDGNGRWARARGLPALAGHRAGVEVIRKLLRACREHGISVLTLFAFSSENWQRPPDEVRGLMALFARYLRREVRELDASGIRIRIIGDRERFGPRIGRLMAEAEQQTVANTASTLVIAADYGGQWDIVQAARTLAREAAVGRLDPERIDAADVQARLCLGELPPPDLLIRTGGDHRISNFLLWQLAYTELYFTECYWPDFDVSEFRQALGDYAARERRFGARPQAPQVVAC; this is encoded by the coding sequence ATGCAATCCGTGACGAAGTCCCCGGCTGAAGCCGCGCAGCGCGTACCGCAACACGTCGCCGTCATCATGGATGGCAACGGTCGCTGGGCGCGTGCTCGCGGCTTGCCTGCGCTGGCAGGTCATCGTGCGGGAGTCGAGGTGATACGCAAGCTGCTGCGGGCGTGCCGGGAGCATGGGATCAGCGTGCTCACGCTGTTCGCATTCAGCAGCGAGAACTGGCAGCGTCCGCCTGACGAGGTGCGCGGACTGATGGCGCTGTTCGCGCGCTATCTGCGACGCGAGGTGCGTGAACTCGATGCAAGCGGCATCCGGATACGTATCATCGGTGATCGCGAGCGCTTCGGTCCGCGGATCGGGCGCCTGATGGCCGAGGCGGAACAGCAGACGGTCGCCAATACGGCGTCCACTCTGGTCATCGCGGCGGATTACGGCGGACAGTGGGACATCGTGCAGGCTGCCCGCACCCTGGCGCGTGAGGCGGCCGTCGGGCGCCTGGACCCGGAGCGCATCGATGCCGCGGACGTGCAGGCTCGGCTGTGCCTGGGTGAGCTGCCGCCGCCCGACCTGTTGATCCGGACCGGTGGTGATCACCGCATCAGCAATTTCCTGCTCTGGCAGCTTGCCTATACGGAACTCTATTTCACGGAATGCTACTGGCCGGATTTCGACGTGAGCGAGTTCAGGCAGGCGCTGGGTGACTACGCGGCGCGCGAGCGGCGCTTCGGTGCCCGGCCGCAGGCGCCGCAGGTGGTGGCATGTTGA
- the frr gene encoding ribosome recycling factor — MINDLRKDAETRMRKSVELLGAAFNKIRTGRAHPSLLDTVRVSYYGNEVPLNQVANITVEDARMLVVTPWEKSMVPDVEKAIMKSDLGLNPSTAGQVIRLPMPALTEETRKGYIKQARQEAELARVAVRNVRKDVNSDLKDLLKEKAISEDEERRALDEVQKLTDRFVTEIDQHLAAKEKDLMEI; from the coding sequence GTGATCAACGATCTCAGAAAGGATGCCGAAACACGCATGCGCAAGAGCGTCGAGCTGCTCGGCGCTGCGTTCAACAAGATCCGGACCGGCCGCGCGCATCCGAGCTTGCTCGACACCGTACGGGTGTCCTATTACGGTAACGAGGTACCGCTCAACCAGGTTGCCAACATCACCGTCGAGGATGCGCGCATGCTGGTGGTGACCCCGTGGGAAAAGAGCATGGTCCCGGATGTCGAGAAGGCGATCATGAAATCCGACCTCGGCCTCAATCCATCCACGGCGGGACAGGTGATCCGGTTGCCGATGCCGGCACTGACCGAGGAAACCCGCAAGGGTTACATCAAGCAGGCGCGCCAGGAGGCCGAACTGGCACGGGTTGCCGTGCGCAACGTGCGCAAGGACGTCAACTCGGATCTCAAGGATCTGCTGAAGGAAAAGGCGATTTCCGAAGACGAGGAGCGGCGTGCGCTCGACGAGGTGCAGAAGCTCACCGATCGTTTCGTCACCGAGATCGACCAGCACCTCGCGGCCAAGGAAAAGGACCTGATGGAAATCTGA